One region of Agrobacterium tumefaciens genomic DNA includes:
- a CDS encoding aldo/keto reductase, producing the protein MKKRTLGNNLSVSALGLGCMGMTHAYSPTGDENSAIATLHRAVELGVTFFDTAEVYGPYNNEILVGKGLKPYRDNVVIATKFGFKIDASKPAGQMMVGTDSRPENVRAVAEASLKRLGVDTIDLFYQHRVDPDVPIEDTVGAMAELVRQGKVKHLGLSEASAETLRKAHSTHPIAAIQSEYSLWTRDVEENGVLETCRELGIGFVPFSPLGRGALTGALKSLDGLASDDFRRGLPRFQSENFDANLALIKLLEDMAAEKGVTAGQLALAWVLAQGDFIVPIPGTTKIANLETNVAAADVSLTAEEVASLGALLSPAKVAGQRYPERMSQMANR; encoded by the coding sequence ATGAAAAAAAGAACTCTCGGAAACAACCTTTCCGTTTCGGCGCTTGGCCTCGGCTGCATGGGCATGACCCATGCCTATAGCCCGACCGGCGACGAAAATAGTGCAATAGCGACGCTGCACCGCGCCGTCGAACTCGGTGTCACTTTTTTTGACACGGCAGAGGTCTATGGGCCCTACAACAACGAAATCCTCGTCGGCAAGGGTTTGAAGCCCTATCGCGACAATGTGGTCATAGCTACCAAGTTCGGTTTCAAAATCGACGCTAGCAAACCCGCAGGCCAGATGATGGTGGGTACCGACAGCCGCCCGGAAAATGTGCGCGCCGTCGCCGAAGCCTCTCTCAAACGCCTAGGCGTCGACACCATAGACTTGTTCTACCAGCATCGCGTCGATCCGGATGTCCCAATCGAAGATACGGTCGGCGCCATGGCGGAACTGGTCCGGCAGGGCAAGGTGAAACATCTAGGCCTTTCGGAAGCGAGTGCCGAAACACTTCGTAAGGCGCATTCCACTCACCCGATCGCTGCCATACAGAGCGAATATTCGTTGTGGACCCGCGATGTGGAGGAAAACGGCGTGCTGGAAACATGCCGCGAACTCGGTATCGGTTTCGTCCCCTTCAGCCCGCTCGGGCGTGGTGCCCTGACGGGCGCGCTGAAGTCGCTCGACGGACTTGCATCCGACGATTTCCGCCGCGGCCTGCCGCGCTTCCAAAGTGAAAACTTCGATGCCAATCTGGCGCTCATCAAGCTTCTGGAAGATATGGCTGCCGAAAAGGGTGTTACCGCCGGGCAACTGGCGCTGGCCTGGGTGCTGGCGCAGGGTGACTTTATCGTTCCGATCCCCGGTACGACGAAAATCGCCAATCTTGAGACAAACGTGGCGGCAGCGGATGTATCGCTGACGGCAGAAGAAGTCGCCAGCCTTGGCGCGTTGCTTTCTCCAGCAAAGGTTGCCGGCCAACGATATCCCGAGCGTATGTCCCAGATGGCGAACCGCTAA
- a CDS encoding LysR family transcriptional regulator, which produces MNRVQLSQLAVLAAVAEGRSFRKAAAELAIAPSAVSHAVSSLEASLGLRLLHRTTRSVSPTEEGRRLLETLGPALAEIDAVIDTLAEHGGRPAGPLRITLPRLAAEDLIMPRLGEFLRLYPDISLEISTDDRFEDIVAKGFDAGLRLGENLEADMIAVKASGPWRGAIVGAPTYFAENPPPREPRDLMRHRCILRRFSSGLLYRWELEKDGRPLVVDVQGPLILSDQSLIRRAAIDGAGLAFVFEQRVEDDIKEGRLVRVLEDWCAPFDGFYIYYPSRRQMRPALRAFVDFFRFRG; this is translated from the coding sequence ATGAACCGTGTGCAACTCTCTCAACTCGCTGTCCTCGCTGCCGTTGCCGAAGGCCGCAGCTTTCGTAAAGCTGCCGCCGAACTTGCCATTGCGCCTTCCGCCGTCAGCCATGCAGTATCGTCGCTCGAAGCGAGCCTTGGCCTGCGCCTGCTGCATCGTACCACCCGCAGCGTTTCGCCGACAGAGGAGGGCAGGCGGCTTCTCGAGACGCTTGGGCCGGCCCTTGCTGAAATCGATGCCGTCATCGATACGCTTGCCGAGCATGGCGGAAGGCCGGCCGGACCGTTGCGGATAACCCTGCCAAGACTTGCGGCGGAGGACCTGATCATGCCCCGGCTTGGCGAGTTCCTGCGGCTATATCCAGATATCTCGCTGGAGATTTCGACCGATGACCGCTTCGAGGATATTGTCGCAAAAGGTTTCGATGCCGGCCTGCGGCTCGGCGAGAATCTTGAAGCGGATATGATTGCCGTGAAGGCGAGCGGCCCATGGCGTGGCGCGATTGTCGGCGCGCCCACCTATTTCGCAGAAAATCCCCCGCCCCGTGAGCCGAGGGATTTGATGCGGCATCGCTGTATTCTCCGTCGCTTCTCCAGCGGTCTGCTCTACCGCTGGGAGCTGGAAAAGGACGGCAGACCTTTGGTGGTCGATGTGCAGGGGCCGCTCATCCTGTCGGACCAGAGCCTTATTCGCCGGGCGGCGATTGACGGCGCGGGTCTGGCTTTCGTTTTCGAACAGCGCGTAGAAGACGACATCAAGGAAGGCAGGCTGGTCCGGGTGCTGGAGGACTGGTGCGCGCCCTTTGATGGTTTTTATATCTATTACCCCTCGCGCCGGCAGATGCGCCCGGCGCTAAGGGCTTTCGTGGATTTCTTCCGCTTCAGAGGGTGA
- a CDS encoding GNAT family N-acetyltransferase encodes MDLVIRDAEPEDRAEWLRLWNDYLAFYNVHLAEEVTDHTWARILDPASRVSMRVALLGDRMAGFAIHHFHDSTWVKTPDCYLEDLFVDGAIRGKGTGRALMDDLIAICKEKGWSRLYWNTDEHNHRAQKLYDSYVKSDGHIRYRIKF; translated from the coding sequence ATGGATCTTGTAATTCGCGACGCGGAGCCGGAAGACCGGGCAGAATGGCTGCGCCTGTGGAACGACTATCTCGCCTTCTATAACGTACACCTTGCCGAGGAAGTTACGGACCATACATGGGCGCGTATCCTCGATCCGGCATCACGCGTTTCCATGCGCGTGGCTCTTCTGGGCGACAGGATGGCCGGTTTCGCCATCCATCACTTCCATGATTCCACCTGGGTGAAAACGCCCGACTGCTATCTGGAAGACCTGTTCGTTGACGGCGCGATCCGTGGCAAGGGAACAGGCCGGGCGCTGATGGATGACCTCATTGCCATATGCAAGGAAAAGGGCTGGTCCCGGCTTTACTGGAACACTGACGAGCACAATCACCGTGCCCAGAAGCTTTACGACAGCTACGTCAAAAGCGACGGCCATATCCGCTATCGCATCAAGTTCTGA
- a CDS encoding aldo/keto reductase: protein MEKRSLGRTGLSIAPIVFGGNVFGWTADEKTSFALLDSFFDAGFNAIDTADVYSAWVDGHEGGESEAIIGKWLKQSSVKREDAVIVTKVGFDNRGQKTGLSAKWIAEAVDASLKRLQTDYIDLYLAHKPDADVPLEETLAAFAKLKEQGKIRAIGCSNYSVSQLQEALDTAAKNDLPRYDVLQPEYNLYNRADFEGPLADLCVAQEIGVINYYSLAAGFLTGKYRAKADTEGVARSYRVGEYVNARGLAVLGAMDAVAVETGAKLADIALAWLLRKKAVTAPIASATSLSQLESFKRAVNLKLTDEMMTLLDKAGA, encoded by the coding sequence GTGGAAAAACGAAGCCTTGGCCGCACCGGCCTCTCCATCGCCCCGATCGTCTTCGGCGGCAACGTGTTCGGCTGGACAGCGGACGAGAAGACTTCCTTTGCCCTGCTCGATTCATTTTTCGACGCCGGGTTCAACGCCATCGACACGGCAGACGTCTATTCCGCCTGGGTGGACGGGCATGAGGGCGGCGAGTCGGAAGCCATCATCGGAAAATGGCTGAAACAGTCGAGCGTCAAGCGTGAGGACGCGGTGATCGTTACCAAGGTCGGTTTCGACAATCGCGGTCAGAAGACAGGCCTCAGCGCCAAATGGATCGCAGAGGCTGTCGACGCCTCGCTGAAGCGGCTGCAAACCGACTATATCGATCTCTACCTCGCCCATAAGCCGGACGCGGATGTGCCGCTGGAGGAAACGCTTGCAGCCTTTGCAAAGCTGAAGGAACAGGGAAAGATACGCGCCATCGGCTGCTCCAACTATTCGGTGAGCCAGCTTCAGGAAGCGCTGGACACGGCCGCGAAGAACGATCTGCCCCGTTACGATGTGCTGCAGCCGGAATATAATCTCTACAACCGTGCGGATTTCGAAGGCCCGCTTGCCGATCTTTGCGTCGCCCAGGAAATTGGTGTCATCAATTATTATAGCCTCGCGGCCGGATTCCTCACCGGGAAATATCGCGCCAAGGCGGATACCGAGGGCGTCGCCCGCAGCTACCGGGTGGGTGAATATGTCAACGCCCGCGGCCTTGCCGTTCTGGGCGCCATGGATGCGGTTGCCGTGGAAACCGGAGCCAAGCTTGCCGATATCGCGCTGGCGTGGCTATTGCGGAAGAAGGCCGTGACGGCACCGATTGCCAGCGCCACCAGCCTGTCGCAACTCGAAAGCTTCAAACGCGCCGTCAATCTCAAGCTGACGGATGAGATGATGACGCTGCTCGACAAGGCGGGCGCGTGA
- a CDS encoding GlxA family transcriptional regulator, producing MDNGGTRTIPFYTLVPPHALLLDIAGPLEVIRYANAEQRDVHFDCRYIAEHDQQQSSIGLGLCGLEALPENLPDNAFLLISGSISRFDNAPEMRRERQALVAWLRRAVRSDTTVISICSGALLAGEAGLFDGRSCTTHADCIEALRRTAPLSQVAENRLFVEDGNRFSSAGISTGTDLMLHVVSRLTSPAVAARIAKNMVVYLRRSGNDPQISPWLTGRNHIHPAIHRVQDRVMTEPAQDWSLERLADIAALSERHLSRLFREHTGISVIDYVNLMRVNLARDILANSRLDMEAIAEQAGFASARHLRRVWQQHNHLPPSHYRGFQA from the coding sequence ATGGACAATGGCGGCACGCGGACCATTCCCTTTTATACGCTTGTGCCGCCACACGCGCTGTTGCTCGATATTGCCGGCCCGCTGGAGGTGATCCGTTATGCCAACGCGGAACAGCGGGACGTCCATTTCGACTGCCGTTACATCGCGGAACATGACCAGCAGCAATCCTCCATCGGCCTTGGGCTTTGCGGGCTGGAGGCCCTGCCCGAGAACCTGCCGGACAATGCTTTCCTGCTGATTTCCGGCAGCATCTCCCGATTCGACAACGCGCCGGAGATGAGACGGGAGCGGCAGGCGCTGGTGGCATGGTTGCGCCGCGCAGTGCGCTCGGACACCACAGTCATTTCCATTTGCTCCGGCGCACTGCTGGCGGGCGAAGCAGGACTTTTCGACGGGCGGAGCTGTACGACACATGCGGATTGCATCGAAGCGCTGCGCCGCACCGCACCGCTGTCGCAGGTGGCCGAAAACCGTCTTTTCGTAGAGGATGGCAACCGCTTCTCCAGCGCCGGTATTTCCACCGGCACCGACCTCATGCTGCATGTCGTTTCCCGACTGACATCGCCTGCGGTCGCGGCGCGCATTGCCAAAAACATGGTCGTTTATCTCAGGCGCAGCGGCAATGATCCGCAAATCTCCCCTTGGCTTACCGGCCGCAACCACATTCACCCCGCCATTCACCGGGTGCAGGACCGGGTGATGACTGAACCGGCTCAGGACTGGTCGCTGGAACGGCTGGCCGATATTGCCGCACTCAGCGAGAGGCACCTGTCCCGCCTGTTTCGCGAGCATACCGGCATCAGCGTCATCGACTACGTCAACCTGATGCGGGTCAATCTTGCCCGCGACATCCTTGCAAACAGCCGTCTGGATATGGAAGCCATTGCCGAGCAGGCGGGCTTTGCCTCCGCCCGGCATTTGCGGCGCGTGTGGCAACAGCACAATCACCTCCCGCCCAGCCACTATCGCGGCTTTCAGGCCTGA